In the genome of Xenopus tropicalis strain Nigerian chromosome 10, UCB_Xtro_10.0, whole genome shotgun sequence, the window TGCAGGCCAACAGGCCTCCTTCTGTCTGATATGAAAGTACAGCAATCTTACCCTTTGGACTGTGCATCTCTCTGATAAACTGTGATACTGTGAATGTCGGAGTTGCTACGGATAAACAAATGAACAGTTGCAATTGAGTAAGGCCAGGGTGTACTAGTCATCAGGCCTCACACAAGAGCAAGTTTAATTACCAAAAGTAACTCTTCGTTTAGATCTTTCTATCTAGACCCGCTGGAAAATAATTCCTGCAGAACAATGTTGTTTGTAGATGAGATTTCACAAGTGCTTTTGTCAATTACACGGCGCTGGGTCATGTCCAAGTCCAACCTGAAAGCCCTAGTGGTTTCAGCTAAAAGAACAGAGTGCCCTCTGTTTCCTCTGTGACTAATGTGAGCCCAGGGCAGTGAAACAGCCAACAGATATGGTTTCATTTCCTGAAGACGGGAGGTACTAGTCACATTCTGTGGTTACTAAATGGGTAAAAAAACCATATCGCTCCGGAGTATTGCATAATCCTGAAACAATCTACTTTGTGCTGCTTTTCCAAGGTATGAGAACGAGTTGGCCCTCAGACAGAGTGTGGAATGCGATATCAATGGCCTGCGTAAAGTCTTGGATGAGCTGACATTGTGTAGAACTGACCTGGAACACCAGATTGAAAGCTTGAAGGAAGAGTTGGCCTACCTGAAGAAGAACCATGAAGAGGTAAGGGCGTAGTGCCGTAACTATAATGGGCAGCTACTAGAGGAATGGCCTAAATTAGCAATAGAAATGGCAAGTATTGTCCTTTCCTTGAGTTAGAGTTTCCTTGAGTTAGAAGTTCTAGACTCGGAAAAATAAACCCAATGAGTTTATCTGATCTAGAGATACAAATGACCTTAACGGGCCCGTTTACCCAAAACTCTATGCAGGAAATGAACGCAATGCGAGGACAAGTTGGCGGGCAAGTGAGCGTTGAAGTTGATGCGGCACCAACGGTGGATATGAACAAGAAACTGGCAGAAATGAGAGAACAGTATGAGCTCCTGGCAGAAAAGAACCGCAGAGACGCAGAGGCATGGTTCTTCTCACAGGTACCATTTTGGCTGAACATCTGTTATAAGTCGTTTTGTTATTggatatttatatagatatttagaAATATAGACTAACAAACAATAAACGATTCAAGTGTATCCTGTGCCAAAGCACCATTTGGGCAAACCCATAACACCAAATAGAAATGGATTGACATCTCCTTCTGCTCAAAGGTTGTAAAGTTAAACTCCAGTCTATTGAATGGAACCCAATATATCACAAACCTGACCTTAGTATCTACAACTGTGCATTTTGAATGGCCGTGACACAAAAGCGAGATATTTGAAgtgaactttccctttctttttcAGTCTGAGGAGTTGAACAAAGTAGTTGCAACTCATACAGAACAGATTCAGACCAGCAAATCGGAGATCACAGACCTACGACGCACAATCCAGGGCCTGGAGATAGAACTGCAGTCACAGCTCAGCATGGTTTGTATATGATTTCTTGTCTTGTACTTTCATCTTCCAGTGCActttatctgccagtgtatgcgGAACTGAAGATGTGAAGATGGGCAGCAGTTTCCGACTGTTGAACtgaataaaggaacagtaaaggtccccatacacgttaaaatttgctcgcttggtgaggtcgccaagtgagcggatctttacccgatatccccacctacgggtgggcgatatcgggggaaaatgtaggctaattcgaccctggggccaaatgatcaaattatattggcggcaatggtgAAGTCGGTTCAGGActgaatcaacgagccgatggggtccccgatccgactagattttttaacgtgcccgatcgatatctggctgattccaggccagatatcggtcgggtatggccgtcgtttctgccccacatgggctgataagctgccgaattggtccaagggtccgatatcggcagctacaatcggcccgtgtatggggaccttaacaatgACACCCATACTTTGTGTGGGCTCTTGTATGGTATCTGTCTATTTGGCCCATGGAAGGATCATTGAGATACCAACCAgaggctcgtgagcaacatgttgctcccgaaccccttggatgttgctctcagtgcccccaaaccagggagttatttttgaattcctgacttggtggcaagatttggttgaataaaaacaagatttcctaccaaataaagcccctgtaagctgatagggtgcatagaggctgcctaatagccaatcacagcccttatttggttcctccatgaacttttatggtgcttgtgttgctctccaagtctttttacatttgactgtggctcacgagtaagaaaggttggggaccccggcTGTACGGGGTCAGctggtgtatggctgcctttatgtAGGCTGAAATTCCAAGTCAGTAGCACCTCATAGACCAAAGGAAGACAAAAGGACAATGCATAAATGTAATGCTTAATCCACACCCTAGacagttagaaaaaataaaatatcagatAATCCCTAGCAGTACATACATTAACTGTAACTTTCTAAACTGCTGAAGAGCCATTTGCAGTGTTGGTTTCTCATTGTATTGCATTGATGGAGATCCGCCATCTTTGATTGCAGAAAGCAGCCCTTGAAAACACACTTTCGGAAACAGAAGCCCGTTACGGAATGCAGCTAGCGCAGATACAGAACGTGATCGGCAGCATTGAAGCTCAGCTCGCAGACCTCCGGAGCGACATGGAGCGGCAGAACCACGAATACAAGTTGCTCATGGACATCAAGACCCGCCTGGAGAAAGAGATCAGCACCTACCGACAGCTGCTAGAAGGGCACGATGCACAGTGAGTGTTACGGAATCGGCTGCTAGGCTCTCAGTGTAAACTGAAAAAAGCAGGAACAGGGAAGTCCTATGGGATTTTGTGTAGGCCTAGGTGATAGATAGGtaactgtataaatgtattaGTCAATGTAAGCCTTACCCATTAGGTATTGTATCTGAGTTATTATGAGGAAAGATTGTGTTATAGCAAGTCCTTCTTCATGGAgagattatatagtgaataaagtacccactattgtaaaatatagggacattataagtccccgaggagttccttataatatatagtgaataaagtgccccctattgtaacatatagggatattataagcccccgaggagttccttataatatatagtgaataaagtgccccctattgtaacatatagggatattataagcccccgaggagttccttataatatatagtgaataaagtaacccctattgtaacatatagggatattataagcccccgaggggttccttataatatatagtgaataaagtgccccctattgtaacatatagggatattataagcccccgaggagttccttataatatatagtgaataaagtaacccctattgtaacatatagggatattataagcccccgaggggttccttataatatatagtgaataaagtgccccctattgtaacatatagggatattataagcccccgaggagttccttataatatatagtgaataaagtgccccctattgtaacatatagggatattataagtccccgaggagttccttataatatatagtgaataaagtaccccctattgtaacatatagggatattataagtcacagaggagttccttataatatatagtgaataaagtgccccctattgtaacatatagggatattataagtcacagaggagttccttataatatatagtgaataaagtgccccctattgtaacatatagggatattataagtccccgaggagttccttataatatatagtgaataaagtaccccctattgtaacatatagggatattataagcccccgaggagttccttataatatatagtgaataaagtaccccctattgtaacatatagggatattataagcccccgaggagttccttataatatatagtgaataaagtgccccctattgtaacatatagggatattataagtcacagaggagttccttatcatatatagtgaataaagtgccccctattgtaacatatagggatattataagtcacagaggagttccttatcaTATATAGTGAATagagtgccccctattgtaacatatagggatattataggtcacagaggagttccttataatatatagtgaataaagtgccccctattgtaacatatagggatattataagtcacagaggagttccttatcatatatagtgaataaagtgccccctattgtaacatatagggatattataagtcacagaggagttccttataatatatagtgaataaagtgccccctattgtaacatatagggatattataagtccccgaggagttccttataatatatagtgaataaagtgccccctattgtagcCCTTAGAGCTCTATACACCCAGAAGGAAAAATCTAGATAGGGAGTATATGAATTTTGCTAAAATTATGTCATTTGCTGTAATTTCTTTGTCCCTCAGAATTGGTGGAGGAAAGCATAAGGATGGTAAGAGCATATTGTCTCATTCTCCTCTCTCAGCTGGCATCATTCCTGTTCATATAACAGCCGATGTTATACTCGGGTCCAGTTGCTTTCTGCTGGTGTGTGCATGGAAATGTATGCTAGTGCAAGAGGAGCACTTTCTGGCCCACAGCACACTGCAAATTCTAGATATCTGCCTGGGGTATGATAGGCCGCTAGGATGGACTACGGTTTTATAGGAATGATAGTTTCCATTGGTTGTGCCTTAAACATTTAGGAATGTCTACAGTGAACCTTCTCCTAATGAGAACTGCCATATGGTCTGTGTGTTCAACTTattcatatttaattatatatatataattttgataaCACTTAAATATCTATGGGGATGAGCagaatatggtacaggtatgggacctgttatccagaatgtactgttttattattacagagaaaagggaatcatttaaccatgaaataaacccaatagggctgttctgcccccaataaggggtaattatatcttagttgggatcaagtacaggtactgttttattattacagagaaaagggaatcatttaaccatgaaataaacccaataggactgttctgccccaatgagggctaattatatcttagttgggatcaagtacagatcctgttttattattacagagaaaagggaatcatttaaccatgaaataaacccaatagggctgttctgcccccaataaggggtaattatatcttagttgggatcaagtacaggtactgttttattattacagagaaaagggaatcatttaaccatgaaataaacccaatagggctgttctgccccaatgagggctaattatatcttagttgggatcaagtacaggtactgttttattattacagagaaaagggaatcatttaaccatgaaataaacccaatagggctgttctgccccaataaggggtaattatatcttagttgggatcaagtacaggtactgttttattattacagagaaaagggaatcatttaaccatgaaataaacccaatagggctgttctgccccaataaggggtaattatatcttagttgggatcaagtacaggtactgttttatttttacagagaaaagggaaatcaattaaaaaaaattgaattatttgattaaaatggagagacGGCCTTCCcctaattgggaactttctggataacggattccatacctgcatTAATAGATGTAAAGCATGAATATGAATAAACAGgaataaacacatatttataaatgatagGCCTCGTTTTAGTTTTCAGGTACAAATGAATCGACATGGTTTATTTAGAAACTTGCAGTGAAATCAAAACGTAAATCAAAGAGAACTTTCTGTAAATTTGCGGGATGATCCTCTCTGAACCAATCACATTGATTTCTTCTTCTAAGGCAGAGCATATAGCAAAAGTACAAGCTGTTTTCCGGTGAAAGTATACATTTTAATACTCTTTTATCCATGTGAAAGTAGACTTTAAGATTCATAAGTGACTATCTATATTGAAGAACGAATGTACAGCATCCAAATAAAAAGGGCATAGTGGTAGCATCATAGATTCTATGCTTCTGGCAGGTCCCCTCTAGGGTCAGTCCACCCCTGTAGGTCAGGAatttccaacctttttttacttgggaagctctgcttggagcaaaactgggtctctgagcttccaaaacttgcctccaagccagaaatataaatatgGGCATCAAccttgaagccactgggagcaacatcaaagggtgaGCAAGATGTTCCTCTTGAGCTACTGATTGGAGATCACTGATGAAGGTTTATACTCTTTCAGTCTTTGATTTATAGAGCAGCACAGAACCATACAAATGAATACAACTTGATCCCACTTCATTGGTTCTCCAAATAAGTTATAGTCCACCCCTGTAggtcagggatctccaaccttttttaacttgggaagctctgcttggagcaaaactgggtctctgagcttccaaaacttgcctccgagccagaaatataaatatgggcatcaactttgaagccactgggagcaacatcaaagggtgaGCAAGATGTTCCTCTTGAGCTACTGATTGGAGATCACTGATGAAGGTTTATACTCTTTCAGTCTTTGATTTACAATTGAATACAACTTGATCCCACTTCATTGAGTCACCAttaccgttgttataattcgatataattagcctaaattcgcccgatatctcccacccgtaggtggggatatcgggagaagatctgctcgcttggcgacctcaccaggcgagcggatcttaacgtgtatggccagcttaagtgggaGATATTAAGAGTTTTTCTACTTATTTCTTCTCGGAGCCAGTAGGAGGAAGGAGAGGCTTTGATTTCAGCATTTTCATTCTTTCCCACCAAACTCATTAGATACAATTTAACATTTCTTATAATGTATTAATAGATAAAGTCTTtacgtaataaaaaaaaagtcaatttaagTCATACAAATACTTTCACGACGGTGCAGCTTGTACTTCTGCTATAGAAATAACGGAATTAGCCATAGATATTGCATGCACAGATTCCAAATACGATTGTGGTTGATCCAAGCAAAACATGCTTTGCAGCTTGCCTAACGCCAACACCTCTGACCTCCGGTATCTCCCAGGGTTTTGGTTTCTCCAGTCATATTTTTCAACCAATGGCAAAGAAAAGTCCACGTCTGACATAATACTTGTCAATACACATCAACTCCATAATAGACTTTCATGAAACTCAACGCATTTCATTCTCTTTAGCTAAAACAGGAGGGAAGTGAGGCCACTGGTGGAGCTGAGACAGCCTGCAATCAAGCCCGTCTTCATTCATTGCATAGAAAACGCTTACGGAGAGTCCATCACACAGGGATCTGTTACGCTTTCCACTGCCAGTGCAAATACCCAGCACCACGAGGCCAGGAATCCCTAGGAAATGATGATGCTTTAGAAATTCGCTTGCAACTCACTTCTTTACATGCTTCAGCTGTCTCAATAAATACCAAATGTTTGGGCCGTGCATTTAAaagtaacttgtttattgtcattCATTTAAAGAGGGTTCAGAtgtttaaaggtgcccatacaccataagatctgctcgtttggtgatgtcgccaagcgagcggatcttcttccaatctccccaccaacgggtgggctatattggggccaaacgatcgcattataacggcaggtataggaaaagtcggtccggggaccgcatcaatgagccgatgcggtccccgatccgactagattttctaacctgcccgatcgagatctggctgatttcaggccagatatcagtcgggcaggcccgtcggtagtgcccatacacgggccgataagctgccgaatctgtctaaaggactaatatcagcagctagaatcggttgGTTTCATcataaacttaaggtggccatacaagggctgatgctagctgccgatatgggtcccttggacagattcaacagctaatcagcccatgtatgggcactaacgaccagcctgcccgaccgacatctggcctgaaatcaggggACCACATCGACTCGTTGACCgacagacgcctatacccgtcgggccaaatgaccgaattagcccgatattgcccacccgtaggtggggatattgggagaagattcgctcgcttgacgacctcgccaagcgagtggatcttaggctgatgccacacgaggcgtaggggtGATATTTTCGGTAAGCGGAAAAACACtggccgaaaattcagccctacgcctcctacatgtgcctgcacccgaatgaatgggatacgctcgggtgcaggcacatgtagccgatatacgcatgaaaacgcgagactttgcattctcgggcgttttcatgcgtatatcggctac includes:
- the krt19 gene encoding keratin 19, with amino-acid sequence MASYSVRQTSSSSSYRGLGAPMGAGRMFAKAPSVHGGYGGQGISVSSAKFVSSGIGGGLGGGSYGGGFSSGYGAGSGYGAGSGYGAGLSVNVSGDVLLSGNEKETMQNLNDRLAMYLDKVRALEEANSGLELKIREWYEKQGPSPSRDYSHYFAIIEDLRGKILDATVDNSKIVLQIDNARLAADDFRTKYENELALRQSVECDINGLRKVLDELTLCRTDLEHQIESLKEELAYLKKNHEEEMNAMRGQVGGQVSVEVDAAPTVDMNKKLAEMREQYELLAEKNRRDAEAWFFSQSEELNKVVATHTEQIQTSKSEITDLRRTIQGLEIELQSQLSMKAALENTLSETEARYGMQLAQIQNVIGSIEAQLADLRSDMERQNHEYKLLMDIKTRLEKEISTYRQLLEGHDAH
- the krt19 gene encoding keratin 19 isoform X1, translating into MASYSVRQTSSSSSYRGLGAPMGAGRMFAKAPSVHGGYGGQGISVSSAKFVSSGIGGGLGGGSYGGGFSSGYGAGSGYGAGSGYGAGLSVNVSGDVLLSGNEKETMQNLNDRLAMYLDKVRALEEANSGLELKIREWYEKQGPSPSRDYSHYFAIIEDLRGKILDATVDNSKIVLQIDNARLAADDFRTKYENELALRQSVECDINGLRKVLDELTLCRTDLEHQIESLKEELAYLKKNHEEEMNAMRGQVGGQVSVEVDAAPTVDMNKKLAEMREQYELLAEKNRRDAEAWFFSQSEELNKVVATHTEQIQTSKSEITDLRRTIQGLEIELQSQLSMKAALENTLSETEARYGMQLAQIQNVIGSIEAQLADLRSDMERQNHEYKLLMDIKTRLEKEISTYRQLLEGHDAQIGGGKHKDAKTGGK